In Vibrio diazotrophicus, the following proteins share a genomic window:
- the atpH gene encoding F0F1 ATP synthase subunit delta: MSNLTTIARPYAKAAFDFAVEKQQLTQWSEMLAFAAEVTNNEQIHELLTSSASAEKLAEIFIAICGEQFDEFGQNLIKVMAENGRLRAIPDVFEQFVALKKEYEKNIDVEVISATELSEQQLSDISSKLEQRLERKVQLNCSVDETLLGGVVIRAGDLVIDNSARGRLNRLSDALQS; encoded by the coding sequence ATGTCTAATTTGACTACTATTGCTCGCCCCTACGCTAAAGCAGCTTTTGACTTTGCGGTAGAAAAGCAACAACTAACTCAGTGGAGTGAGATGTTAGCTTTCGCTGCCGAAGTTACAAATAACGAGCAAATACATGAACTGTTAACCAGTTCTGCTTCTGCTGAGAAACTTGCAGAAATTTTTATCGCAATTTGTGGCGAACAGTTTGATGAATTTGGCCAAAACCTAATTAAGGTGATGGCTGAGAATGGCCGTTTAAGAGCTATTCCTGATGTTTTTGAGCAATTCGTTGCTCTTAAGAAAGAGTATGAGAAGAATATCGATGTTGAAGTGATTTCAGCAACCGAACTTTCTGAACAACAACTTTCAGATATCAGTAGCAAACTGGAGCAGCGTCTAGAACGTAAAGTTCAGCTGAATTGCAGTGTAGATGAGACCTTACTTGGTGGGGTCGTAATTCGAGCCGGAGATCTTGTCATCGATAACTCAGCGCGTGGTCGTTTGAACCGCCTGAGCGATGCCTTGCAATCTTGA
- the atpB gene encoding F0F1 ATP synthase subunit A, with translation MAAPGEALTSSGYIEHHLTNLSLYKLGLVGSETSFWNVHIDSLFFSLFTGLIFLWVFRSVAKKATAGVPGKLQCFVEIVVEFVDTNVKDTFHGRNPLIAPLALTIFCWVLLMNIMDLVPIDFLPYPAEHWLGIPYLKVVPSADVNITMAMALGVFALMIYYSIKVKGLGGFAKELALHPFNHWTMIPFNLLIEVVSLLAKPLSLGMRLFGNMFAGEVVFILIAAMLPWYLQWMGSLPWAIFHILVILIQSFVFMMLTIVYLSMAHEDSDH, from the coding sequence ATGGCTGCGCCAGGTGAAGCGCTAACATCGTCCGGATACATTGAACACCACCTAACCAACCTGTCTTTATACAAGCTGGGTTTAGTTGGGTCGGAAACAAGTTTCTGGAACGTACATATCGATAGCCTGTTTTTTTCTTTGTTTACTGGACTGATTTTCCTTTGGGTTTTCCGTTCTGTAGCGAAGAAGGCAACAGCGGGTGTACCAGGCAAGCTACAGTGTTTTGTTGAAATAGTGGTTGAATTTGTCGATACCAACGTCAAAGACACCTTCCATGGACGCAATCCACTAATAGCACCGCTGGCACTGACTATCTTTTGTTGGGTATTGCTAATGAACATCATGGACTTAGTGCCAATTGATTTCTTGCCGTATCCAGCAGAGCATTGGCTAGGTATCCCTTACTTGAAAGTGGTTCCTTCTGCTGATGTGAACATCACCATGGCTATGGCACTAGGTGTATTTGCTCTGATGATTTATTACAGCATCAAAGTGAAAGGCCTAGGCGGTTTTGCGAAAGAATTAGCATTACATCCATTTAACCACTGGACCATGATTCCGTTTAACCTACTAATTGAAGTGGTATCGCTACTAGCTAAACCTCTTTCACTTGGTATGCGTCTATTCGGTAACATGTTCGCAGGTGAGGTTGTATTTATTCTTATCGCAGCGATGCTACCATGGTATTTACAATGGATGGGTTCACTACCGTGGGCTATTTTCCATATTCTTGTAATTCTGATTCAGTCCTTTGTGTTTATGATGTTGACTATCGTTTATCTGTCAATGGCACACGAAGACAGTGATCATTAA
- a CDS encoding ParA family protein — protein MGKIVAIANQKGGVGKTTTCVNLAASMAATKRKVLVIDLDPQGNATMASGVDKYQVDATVYEFLVEDTPFEDVVCRNTAGHYDLIAANGDVTAAEIKLMEVFAREVRLKNALAAVRDNYDFIFIDCPPSLNLLTINAMAAADSVLVPMQCEYFALEGLTALMDTISKLAAVVNDKLKIEGLLRTMYDPRNRLANEVSDQLKKHFGNKVYRTVIPRNVRLAEAPSHGKPAMYYDKYSAGSKAYLALAGEMLRREEVIA, from the coding sequence GTGGGTAAAATCGTAGCGATCGCCAACCAGAAAGGTGGCGTAGGAAAAACAACAACTTGTGTTAATTTAGCTGCTTCTATGGCAGCCACTAAACGTAAAGTTCTGGTAATAGATCTTGACCCTCAGGGCAACGCCACAATGGCAAGTGGTGTAGACAAATACCAAGTCGATGCTACGGTTTACGAATTCTTAGTGGAAGACACACCATTTGAAGACGTGGTATGCCGCAACACTGCCGGACATTATGACTTGATCGCTGCCAATGGCGATGTAACTGCTGCAGAAATCAAATTGATGGAAGTTTTCGCTCGCGAAGTCCGTCTAAAGAACGCTTTAGCAGCAGTTCGTGATAACTATGATTTCATCTTTATTGATTGTCCTCCTTCTTTAAACCTCCTTACAATCAACGCGATGGCAGCTGCAGACTCTGTGTTAGTGCCAATGCAATGTGAGTATTTCGCATTAGAAGGTTTAACTGCGTTAATGGATACCATCAGCAAACTTGCTGCGGTAGTGAACGATAAATTGAAAATCGAAGGCTTACTTCGAACCATGTATGATCCTCGTAACCGATTGGCCAATGAAGTTTCCGATCAGTTGAAGAAGCATTTTGGTAACAAAGTCTATCGTACCGTTATTCCTCGTAATGTCCGTCTCGCTGAAGCGCCTAGTCATGGTAAACCAGCCATGTACTACGATAAGTATTCCGCGGGTTCTAAAGCTTATTTAGCTTTGGCTGGAGAAATGCTTCGTCGCGAAGAAGTTATCGCTTAA
- the atpA gene encoding F0F1 ATP synthase subunit alpha gives MQLNSTEISDLIKQRIESFNVVSEARNEGTIVSVSDGIIRIHGLADVMQGEMIELPGGRYALALNLERDSVGAVVMGPYADLKEGMKVTGTGRILEVPVGPELLGRVVNTLGEPIDGKGPIEAKLTSPVEVIAPGVIDRKSVDQPVQTGYKSVDAMIPIGRGQRELIIGDRQTGKTAMAIDAIINQKNSGIFSIYVAIGQKASTIANVVRKLEEHGALANTIVVVASASESAALQYLAPYAGCAMGEYFRDRGEDALIVYDDLSKQAVAYRQISLLLKRPPGREAFPGDVFYLHSRLLERAARVNEEYVERFTNGEVKGKTGSLTALPIIETQAGDVSAFVPTNVISITDGQIFLQTELFNAGVRPAVDPGISVSRVGGSAQTKIIKKLSGGIRTALAAYRELAAFAQFSSDLDDATKRQLDHGQKVTELMKQKQYAPMSVFDQALTIYAAERGYLNDVELSKVLDFEAALLSYARAQYADFAAEIDKTGAYNDEIEAQLKKLTDDFKATQTW, from the coding sequence ATGCAACTTAATTCCACGGAAATTAGCGATCTAATTAAACAACGTATTGAATCTTTCAACGTTGTTAGTGAAGCTCGCAATGAAGGTACTATCGTATCGGTAAGCGATGGTATTATCCGTATTCATGGCCTTGCGGACGTGATGCAGGGTGAAATGATTGAATTACCGGGTGGCCGTTATGCACTAGCACTTAACCTTGAGCGTGACTCAGTAGGTGCGGTTGTAATGGGACCTTATGCTGACCTTAAGGAAGGCATGAAAGTTACAGGTACTGGTCGTATTCTTGAAGTACCAGTTGGTCCAGAACTTCTAGGTCGCGTAGTGAACACACTAGGTGAGCCTATTGATGGTAAAGGTCCTATCGAAGCAAAACTAACTTCGCCTGTAGAAGTGATTGCACCGGGTGTAATTGACCGTAAATCGGTAGATCAACCTGTACAAACTGGTTATAAGTCAGTTGACGCAATGATCCCAATCGGTCGTGGTCAGCGTGAACTTATCATCGGTGACCGTCAGACTGGTAAAACAGCAATGGCGATCGATGCAATCATTAACCAGAAAAACTCTGGTATTTTCTCAATCTACGTAGCAATCGGTCAGAAAGCATCGACTATCGCTAACGTAGTACGCAAACTAGAAGAGCATGGCGCACTAGCGAACACTATTGTTGTTGTAGCATCTGCTTCTGAATCTGCAGCGCTACAATACCTAGCGCCTTACGCAGGTTGTGCGATGGGTGAATACTTCCGTGATCGCGGTGAAGATGCACTAATTGTTTATGATGATCTATCTAAACAAGCAGTTGCTTACCGTCAGATCTCTCTACTACTAAAACGCCCACCAGGCCGTGAAGCTTTCCCAGGTGACGTATTCTACCTCCACTCTCGTCTACTTGAGCGTGCTGCTCGTGTAAACGAAGAGTATGTAGAACGTTTCACTAATGGTGAAGTGAAAGGTAAGACAGGTTCTTTAACTGCACTACCTATCATCGAAACACAAGCTGGTGACGTTTCAGCATTCGTACCGACAAACGTAATCTCGATTACCGACGGTCAGATCTTCCTACAAACTGAGCTATTCAATGCGGGTGTTCGCCCAGCTGTTGACCCAGGTATCTCAGTATCTCGTGTAGGTGGTTCTGCGCAGACGAAAATCATCAAGAAACTATCAGGTGGTATCCGTACAGCACTAGCTGCATACCGCGAACTAGCGGCTTTCGCTCAGTTCTCTTCTGATCTTGATGACGCGACTAAGCGTCAGTTAGACCACGGTCAAAAAGTTACTGAGCTAATGAAGCAGAAACAATATGCTCCAATGTCAGTATTTGACCAAGCACTAACTATTTATGCTGCAGAGCGTGGTTACCTAAATGATGTAGAACTGTCAAAAGTTCTAGATTTTGAGGCGGCTCTACTATCGTATGCTCGCGCTCAGTACGCAGATTTTGCAGCTGAGATCGACAAGACGGGTGCTTACAACGATGAGATCGAAGCTCAGTTGAAGAAACTGACTGACGATTTTAAAGCAACCCAAACTTGGTAA
- a CDS encoding F0F1 ATP synthase subunit I, whose product MVAALARPGRELAKQLLMIQSGAVMVVAAGMTIAVNADWGFSALVGGGICVFANAVFALCAFMFSGARAAKRIAVSFYTGEALKILITVVLFSVAYMYMQVELVPLKLTYLLALGINICAPVLFINNKK is encoded by the coding sequence ATGGTAGCTGCGTTGGCTAGGCCAGGACGAGAGCTTGCAAAGCAATTGTTAATGATCCAGTCTGGCGCGGTTATGGTTGTGGCAGCAGGGATGACTATTGCTGTAAATGCTGATTGGGGATTTTCAGCGCTGGTTGGGGGAGGCATCTGTGTCTTTGCCAATGCAGTTTTTGCGCTGTGTGCTTTTATGTTTAGTGGAGCTCGCGCTGCAAAGCGTATAGCGGTCTCTTTTTACACTGGTGAAGCACTTAAAATTCTTATTACAGTCGTTTTATTCTCTGTTGCTTACATGTATATGCAGGTGGAACTTGTTCCCCTGAAACTAACCTATTTGCTGGCTCTAGGTATTAATATCTGTGCGCCAGTGCTATTCATTAACAACAAAAAATAG
- the rsmG gene encoding 16S rRNA (guanine(527)-N(7))-methyltransferase RsmG, with amino-acid sequence MDLRAKLDSLIAKTDLDVSDKQREQLLGYVGLLNKWNKAYNLTSVRDPADMLVKHILDSIVVSPYLDGERFIDVGTGPGLPGIPLAIMNPEKEFVLLDSLGKRIRFIKQVLHELGIVNVVAVQSRVEEFDPEGGFDAVLSRAFASMSDMVEWCQHLPRANSGVFFALKGQLPQEEISLLPEWCSVTDVKALKIPELEGERHLVILSRKG; translated from the coding sequence ATGGATTTACGCGCTAAATTAGATTCGTTAATTGCCAAAACTGACTTAGACGTATCAGATAAGCAACGTGAGCAACTACTAGGTTATGTTGGACTGCTGAATAAGTGGAACAAAGCGTACAATCTTACATCAGTAAGAGACCCTGCAGATATGTTAGTGAAACATATCCTTGATAGCATAGTTGTAAGCCCTTACCTTGATGGTGAGCGCTTTATTGACGTTGGAACAGGGCCAGGTTTACCTGGCATTCCTCTGGCTATCATGAATCCAGAAAAGGAATTTGTCTTACTGGATAGCTTAGGTAAACGTATTCGCTTTATTAAGCAAGTTCTTCATGAGCTTGGTATTGTTAACGTCGTTGCTGTTCAGAGCCGTGTTGAAGAGTTTGATCCGGAAGGCGGATTTGACGCAGTTCTGAGCCGAGCTTTTGCTTCTATGTCCGATATGGTTGAGTGGTGCCAGCACTTACCGCGAGCTAATTCAGGTGTGTTTTTTGCCCTTAAAGGACAATTGCCGCAGGAAGAGATAAGCCTGTTACCTGAATGGTGTTCTGTGACCGATGTCAAAGCTTTGAAAATTCCAGAGTTAGAAGGCGAGCGTCATCTTGTAATCTTATCCCGAAAGGGATAA
- the atpE gene encoding F0F1 ATP synthase subunit C — protein METLLSFSAIAVGIIVGLASLGTAIGFALLGGKFLEGAARQPEMAPMLQVKMFIIAGLLDAVPMIGIVIALLFTFANPFVGQLG, from the coding sequence ATGGAAACTTTACTGAGCTTTTCTGCAATCGCCGTAGGTATCATCGTCGGTCTTGCTTCTCTTGGTACAGCGATTGGTTTCGCACTTCTAGGTGGTAAATTCCTTGAAGGTGCAGCTCGTCAACCAGAAATGGCTCCTATGCTACAAGTTAAGATGTTCATCATCGCGGGTCTACTGGATGCGGTACCAATGATCGGTATCGTTATCGCACTTCTATTTACATTCGCGAACCCATTTGTTGGTCAATTAGGTTAA
- the atpF gene encoding F0F1 ATP synthase subunit B — translation MNMNATLLGQALSFALFVWFCMKYVWPPIMQAIEERQKKIADGLQAAERAKKDLDLAQANASDSLKEAKRTATEVIEQANKRKAQILDEAREEAQAERQKILAQAESEVEAERNRARDELRKQVATLAIAGAEKILERSIDKDAHKDILDNITAKL, via the coding sequence GTGAATATGAACGCAACTCTGCTAGGTCAAGCTCTGTCTTTCGCACTATTTGTGTGGTTCTGCATGAAGTATGTATGGCCGCCAATCATGCAAGCGATTGAAGAACGTCAGAAGAAAATTGCTGATGGTTTGCAAGCCGCTGAGCGTGCAAAAAAAGACTTAGATCTAGCACAAGCCAACGCTTCCGATTCTTTGAAAGAAGCGAAGCGCACAGCAACAGAGGTCATCGAGCAAGCGAACAAACGCAAAGCTCAAATTCTAGATGAAGCACGTGAGGAAGCTCAGGCAGAGCGCCAGAAAATCCTTGCTCAAGCAGAATCTGAAGTTGAAGCTGAACGTAATCGTGCCCGAGATGAGCTGCGCAAACAAGTTGCAACTCTGGCAATTGCTGGTGCTGAGAAGATTCTTGAGCGTTCTATCGATAAAGATGCGCATAAAGATATTCTCGACAACATTACTGCAAAACTTTAA
- a CDS encoding ParB/RepB/Spo0J family partition protein, whose product MSSKRGLGKGLDALLATSSLAREKQQVATHSQELSSDGELQDIAIASLKPGIYQPRKDMSPEALEELSASIQSQGIIQPIVVRPLNTGGYEIIAGERRWRAARQAGLKQVPCLIKPVDDRAAIAMALIENIQREDLNAIEEAQALERLQDEFKLTHQQVADVIGKSRTTVSNLLRLNQLADAVKRLVETKQLEMGHARALLMLEGEQQEEIAERVAKKQLTVRQTEQLVKKCLSDTTEEKNVPEDVEIQQISQKLSENLGAKVSIVRSKNGKSKVTISLDEPQKLEQLVAKLQA is encoded by the coding sequence ATGTCGTCTAAACGTGGTTTAGGAAAAGGACTGGATGCGTTATTGGCAACCAGTTCTCTTGCTCGTGAAAAGCAACAAGTCGCAACACACAGTCAAGAGCTGTCTTCTGACGGTGAGCTGCAGGATATCGCGATTGCGAGCTTGAAACCGGGTATTTACCAGCCCCGTAAAGATATGTCTCCTGAAGCTTTGGAAGAGCTGTCTGCATCCATTCAATCTCAAGGTATTATTCAGCCGATTGTAGTTCGCCCATTAAATACTGGTGGCTACGAAATCATTGCGGGTGAGCGTCGTTGGAGAGCTGCAAGGCAGGCGGGTTTGAAGCAAGTACCGTGCTTGATCAAGCCTGTAGATGATCGTGCGGCGATCGCGATGGCGTTGATCGAAAATATTCAGCGTGAAGATCTTAATGCGATTGAAGAAGCACAAGCTTTAGAGCGTCTGCAAGATGAATTTAAACTGACTCACCAACAAGTCGCAGATGTGATAGGTAAGTCGAGAACAACGGTCAGTAATCTACTTCGTCTTAACCAGTTAGCTGATGCTGTTAAACGTTTAGTTGAAACCAAACAGTTAGAGATGGGGCATGCTCGTGCTCTGTTAATGCTGGAAGGTGAACAACAAGAAGAGATTGCAGAGCGAGTTGCTAAAAAGCAATTAACAGTGCGTCAGACTGAGCAATTAGTGAAAAAATGTCTCTCAGACACAACTGAAGAAAAAAATGTGCCTGAAGACGTAGAAATACAACAAATATCACAAAAACTTAGTGAAAACTTAGGTGCAAAAGTGTCAATTGTCCGTTCCAAAAATGGTAAATCTAAGGTAACGATTAGCCTTGACGAACCCCAGAAACTAGAGCAATTGGTTGCAAAGCTGCAAGCCTAA